In Lemur catta isolate mLemCat1 chromosome 1, mLemCat1.pri, whole genome shotgun sequence, one DNA window encodes the following:
- the CRYGS gene encoding gamma-crystallin S — MSKTGTKITFYEDKNFQGRRYDCDCDCADFHTYLSRCNSIRVEGGTWAVYERPNFAGYMYILPQGEYPEYQRWMGLNDRLSSCRAVHLPSGGQYKIQIFEKADFSGQMYETTEDCPSIMEQFHMREIHSCKVLEGVWIFYELPNYRGRQYLLEKKEYRKPIDWSAASPAVQSFRRVVE; from the exons ATCACTTTCTATGAAGACAAAAATTTTCAGGGCCGCCGCTATGACTGTGATTGCGACTGTGCAGATTTCCACACTTACCTGAGTCGCTGCAACTCCATTAGAGTGGAAGGAGGCACCTGGGCTGTATACGAAAGGCCCAACTTTGCTGGATACATGTACATCTTACCTCAGGGAGAGTACCCTGAATACCAGCGCTGGATGGGCCTCAATGACCGCCTCAGCTCCTGCAGGGCTGTTCATCTG ccCAGCGGAGGCCAGTATAAGATTCaaatctttgagaaagcagaTTTTAGCGGTCAGATGTATGAAACCACTGAAGATTGCCCATCCATCATGGAGCAGTTTCACATGCGAGAGATCCACTCCTGTAAGGTGCTGGAGGGTGTCTGGATTTTCTATGAGCTACCCAACTACCGTGGCAGGCAGTACCTCCTGGAGAAGAAGGAGTACCGGAAGCCCATCGATTGGAGTGCAGCTTCCCCAGCTGTCCAGTCTTTCCGCCGCGTTGTGGAGTAA